Proteins encoded by one window of Massilia sp. NR 4-1:
- a CDS encoding Smr/MutS family protein: protein MAGLKDFADLKSLGKQLREQGEERKAAEAERVKREKVQAQEANLFQANLSGVKRMAPSDRYVPKPPSAPAMPVAAGPRKPLTAKEQAEDDQAVLRESLSDLFEVDHYMEEDPSLNYAAPGVGPDVVKKMRKGHWPVQAELDLHGLNRDGARDALGDFLRKAVMRNQRCVCVIHGRGLGSRRQEPVLKSMVHSWLVQTDGVIAFCQARSDEGGEGALIVLLRAALMPQR from the coding sequence ATGGCGGGACTGAAGGATTTCGCCGACCTGAAATCCCTGGGCAAGCAGCTCAGGGAACAGGGCGAGGAGCGCAAGGCCGCCGAGGCCGAGCGCGTCAAACGCGAAAAAGTGCAGGCGCAGGAGGCCAATCTATTCCAGGCCAACCTGTCGGGCGTGAAGCGCATGGCGCCGTCCGACCGCTATGTGCCCAAGCCGCCTTCGGCGCCCGCCATGCCTGTTGCCGCCGGTCCGCGCAAGCCGCTGACGGCCAAGGAACAGGCGGAAGACGACCAGGCCGTGCTGCGCGAGTCGCTGTCCGACCTGTTTGAAGTCGACCACTATATGGAAGAAGACCCGTCGCTGAACTACGCCGCCCCCGGCGTCGGCCCCGACGTGGTGAAGAAGATGCGCAAGGGCCACTGGCCGGTGCAGGCCGAACTCGATCTGCATGGCCTGAACCGCGATGGCGCGCGCGACGCGCTGGGCGACTTCCTGCGCAAGGCCGTGATGCGCAACCAGCGCTGCGTCTGCGTGATCCATGGCCGCGGCCTCGGTTCGCGGCGCCAGGAGCCGGTGCTCAAGTCCATGGTGCACAGCTGGCTGGTGCAGACCGATGGCGTGATCGCCTTCTGCCAGGCGCGCTCGGACGAGGGCGGCGAAGGCGCCCTGATCGTGCTGCTGCGCGCCGCCCTGATGCCGCAGCGCTGA
- a CDS encoding trimeric intracellular cation channel family protein codes for MKHMPHVSLITVIEIIAILVGAFSGFIEARRKRMDVVGVFTVAFIAAFGGGTLRDILLDRRPLFWVQHQEYAILIFILALIANPLIRTLRQIVSERLIVIADAVGLGLFAVAGVSLALTANMPLFIASMMGVITGIFGGVLRDIVCNEVPMVFRDGKPYAICAFIGCWLYILLQRTNVSDDFALWLSATVITVLRLLTWKFDMRVGRP; via the coding sequence ATGAAGCACATGCCGCACGTTTCCCTGATCACGGTCATTGAGATCATCGCGATTCTGGTCGGCGCATTTTCGGGCTTCATTGAAGCGCGCCGCAAGCGCATGGACGTCGTCGGCGTATTCACCGTGGCCTTTATCGCCGCTTTCGGCGGCGGCACGCTGCGCGACATCCTGCTCGACCGCCGCCCGCTGTTCTGGGTCCAGCACCAGGAATATGCGATCCTGATCTTCATCCTGGCCCTGATCGCCAATCCCCTGATCCGCACCCTGCGCCAGATCGTGTCGGAACGCCTGATCGTGATCGCCGACGCCGTGGGCCTGGGCCTGTTCGCCGTGGCCGGCGTGTCGCTGGCGCTGACGGCGAATATGCCGCTGTTCATCGCCTCGATGATGGGCGTGATTACGGGGATTTTCGGCGGCGTGCTGCGCGATATCGTCTGCAACGAGGTGCCGATGGTGTTCCGCGACGGGAAGCCGTATGCGATCTGCGCCTTCATCGGCTGCTGGCTCTACATCCTGCTGCAGCGGACCAATGTGTCCGACGATTTTGCACTGTGGCTGAGCGCCACGGTGATCACCGTGCTGCGCCTCTTGACCTGGAAATTCGATATGCGGGTGGGCCGCCCGTAA
- a CDS encoding P-II family nitrogen regulator produces MKQITAVIKPFKLDEVREALAEVNVTGLTVTEVKGFGRQKGHTELYRGAEYVVDFLPKVKVEVVVDDSVAEQVVDAIIKAARTGKIGDGKIFVQNVEQVIRIRTGETGADAV; encoded by the coding sequence ATGAAACAGATTACCGCAGTGATCAAGCCCTTCAAGCTGGACGAGGTACGCGAGGCGCTGGCCGAGGTCAATGTGACCGGCCTGACCGTGACCGAGGTGAAGGGCTTCGGCCGCCAGAAGGGCCATACCGAGCTGTATCGCGGCGCGGAATACGTGGTCGATTTCCTGCCCAAGGTGAAAGTGGAAGTGGTGGTGGACGACAGCGTGGCCGAACAGGTGGTGGACGCCATCATCAAGGCGGCACGCACCGGCAAGATCGGCGACGGCAAGATCTTCGTGCAGAATGTGGAGCAGGTGATCCGCATCCGTACCGGCGAAACCGGCGCGGACGCGGTGTAA
- a CDS encoding NAD(+) synthase, with translation MSHSFHNLYSHDFVRLSVAVPRCRVADPLHNAAETIALAEQAAAKGAALVAFPELGLSAYTCDDLFHQRALLDGCLTALARIVEASRGIGAAMIVGLPLRVDHQLFNCAAVIAGGRIQGVVPKSYLPNYGEFYEARQFSAADEAISSEIELLGQSVPFGANLLFQAENLPLFKFHIEICEDVWVPIPPSSFAALAGATVLVNLSASNVIVGKADYRHQLVGQQSARCLAAYLYSSAGRGESTTDLAWDGQALIYENGEMLAEAERFQDESHLIFADVDLERLSRERMRTTTFGQSSRRHKDEVARFRTVRFALELPTHRVLPLERNVARFPYVPSNPQLRDKRCNEVYNIQVQALVQRLSSSGIRKVVIGVSGGLDSTHALLVCAKAMDRLKLPRTNILAVTMPGFATSNRTLLQARALMDFVGCSASEIDIRPSCIQMLKDIGHPYSEGKEEYDVTFENVQAGERTNHLFRLANHHNGIVIGTGDLSELALGWCTYGVGDHMSHYNVNASVPKTLITHLVRWVAESRQFGATDSAVLLAVVNTEISPELVPGKSGDEAPAQITQNVIGPYELQDFNLYYTLRFGFAPSKVAFLSHHAWQDRNAGRWPDETHVARNQYELKDIKHNLGIFLRRFFQTSQFKRTCVPNAPKVGSGGSLSPRGDWRAPSDSEAAVWLENLKTVPDA, from the coding sequence ATGTCGCACTCTTTTCATAATCTGTATTCCCACGATTTCGTTCGCTTGAGCGTGGCGGTGCCGCGCTGCCGTGTGGCCGATCCGCTGCATAATGCGGCCGAGACGATTGCCCTGGCGGAGCAGGCGGCGGCGAAGGGGGCGGCATTGGTGGCGTTTCCGGAGCTGGGCCTGTCGGCCTATACCTGCGATGACCTGTTCCATCAGCGCGCGCTGCTCGACGGCTGCCTGACAGCGCTGGCGCGGATCGTGGAGGCCTCGCGCGGCATCGGCGCGGCCATGATCGTGGGCCTGCCGCTGCGTGTCGATCATCAGCTCTTCAATTGCGCGGCGGTGATTGCCGGCGGCCGCATCCAGGGCGTGGTGCCGAAGAGCTATCTGCCCAACTACGGCGAATTCTACGAGGCGCGCCAGTTCAGCGCGGCCGACGAGGCCATCTCCAGCGAAATCGAACTGCTGGGCCAGAGCGTGCCTTTCGGTGCCAACCTGCTGTTCCAGGCTGAGAACCTGCCGCTATTCAAATTCCATATCGAGATTTGCGAGGATGTGTGGGTGCCGATCCCGCCTTCGTCCTTCGCCGCGCTGGCGGGAGCGACGGTGCTGGTGAATCTGTCGGCCTCGAACGTCATCGTCGGCAAGGCCGATTACCGCCATCAGCTGGTGGGCCAGCAGTCGGCGCGCTGCCTGGCGGCCTATCTGTATTCGTCGGCGGGACGCGGCGAATCGACCACCGACCTGGCTTGGGACGGCCAGGCGCTGATTTACGAAAACGGCGAGATGCTGGCCGAGGCCGAGCGCTTCCAGGACGAATCGCACCTGATCTTCGCCGACGTTGACCTGGAGCGCCTGTCGCGCGAGCGCATGCGCACCACGACCTTCGGCCAGTCCAGCCGCCGCCACAAGGACGAGGTGGCGCGCTTCCGCACCGTGCGTTTCGCGCTGGAGCTGCCGACCCACCGCGTGCTGCCGCTGGAGCGCAATGTGGCACGCTTCCCCTATGTGCCATCCAACCCGCAGCTGCGCGACAAGCGCTGCAACGAGGTGTACAACATCCAGGTGCAAGCCTTGGTGCAGCGCTTGTCGTCAAGCGGCATCAGGAAAGTGGTGATCGGCGTGTCGGGCGGCCTGGATTCGACCCACGCCCTGCTGGTCTGCGCCAAGGCGATGGACCGCCTGAAGCTGCCGCGCACGAATATCCTGGCCGTGACCATGCCCGGCTTTGCCACCAGCAACCGCACCTTGCTGCAGGCGCGCGCGCTGATGGATTTCGTCGGCTGCAGCGCTTCCGAAATCGATATCCGCCCAAGCTGCATCCAGATGCTCAAGGATATCGGCCATCCCTATTCGGAAGGCAAGGAAGAATACGACGTGACCTTCGAGAACGTGCAGGCGGGCGAACGCACCAACCACCTGTTCCGCCTGGCGAACCATCATAACGGCATCGTCATCGGCACCGGCGATTTGAGCGAGCTGGCGCTGGGCTGGTGCACCTACGGCGTGGGCGACCATATGTCGCACTACAATGTGAACGCCAGCGTGCCGAAGACCCTGATTACCCATCTGGTACGCTGGGTGGCGGAAAGCCGCCAGTTCGGCGCAACCGATTCGGCGGTGCTGCTGGCGGTGGTGAATACCGAGATCAGCCCCGAGCTGGTCCCCGGCAAAAGCGGGGACGAGGCGCCGGCCCAGATCACGCAAAACGTGATCGGTCCTTACGAACTGCAGGACTTCAACCTGTACTACACCTTGCGCTTCGGCTTTGCGCCGTCCAAGGTGGCCTTCCTTTCGCACCATGCCTGGCAGGACCGCAACGCGGGCCGGTGGCCGGACGAGACCCATGTGGCGCGCAACCAGTACGAGCTGAAAGACATCAAACACAATCTCGGCATCTTCCTGCGCCGCTTCTTCCAGACCAGCCAGTTCAAGCGCACCTGCGTGCCGAACGCGCCCAAGGTCGGTTCGGGCGGTTCGCTGTCGCCGCGCGGCGACTGGCGCGCGCCGAGCGATTCCGAGGCCGCGGTCTGGCTGGAAAACCTGAAGACCGTGCCCGATGCCTGA
- a CDS encoding GNAT family N-acetyltransferase — protein sequence MDYRTGVISSLAEVGEAAWDALLAAQEPGRAPNPFLSYAFLHALHESGSACAETGWQPQFLVLWDGESLAAAMPLYVKSHSYGEYVFDWAWADAYHRNGIEYYPKLLSAIPFTPVCGPRLLARDAQARQALLAFLLEQQQAAGMSSTHILFPPEEHAALLQDAGFMLRSGVQFHWLNQDYPDFEAFLATLEHKKRKNIRAERRKVGEAGVTLRQLRGSEIGEADWRFFHRCYANTYAEHRSSPYLNLDFFLRIGQGMPQNILLVLAERAGRPIAASLVIHTPDTLYGRYWGALEHVPCLHFETAYYQPLEFCIANGIAVFEGGAQGEHKMARGFLPQKTWSAHWLAHPAFADAIERFLARESGGIDTYLDELNERNPFK from the coding sequence ATGGACTATCGCACTGGGGTGATTTCGTCGCTGGCGGAGGTGGGCGAGGCGGCGTGGGATGCGCTGCTGGCCGCCCAGGAGCCGGGGCGGGCGCCGAATCCTTTTCTTTCTTATGCCTTTCTGCACGCGCTGCATGAATCGGGCAGCGCTTGCGCCGAAACGGGCTGGCAGCCGCAATTCCTGGTGCTGTGGGATGGCGAGAGCCTGGCCGCGGCCATGCCGCTTTACGTGAAGTCGCACTCCTACGGCGAGTATGTGTTCGACTGGGCCTGGGCCGATGCCTATCACCGCAATGGCATCGAGTACTATCCCAAACTGCTGTCGGCGATTCCGTTCACGCCGGTGTGCGGCCCGCGCCTGCTGGCGCGCGACGCGCAAGCGCGCCAGGCGCTGCTGGCTTTTCTACTGGAGCAGCAGCAGGCGGCAGGCATGTCGTCCACCCACATCCTGTTCCCGCCCGAAGAACATGCCGCCCTGCTGCAGGATGCGGGCTTCATGCTGCGCAGCGGCGTGCAGTTCCATTGGCTAAACCAGGACTATCCCGATTTCGAGGCCTTCCTCGCCACGCTGGAACATAAGAAGCGCAAGAATATCCGCGCCGAGCGGCGCAAGGTGGGCGAGGCGGGCGTGACGCTGCGCCAGCTGCGCGGGTCCGAGATCGGCGAGGCGGACTGGCGCTTCTTCCACCGCTGCTATGCCAATACCTATGCGGAGCACCGCTCCTCGCCCTATCTGAATCTGGACTTCTTCCTGCGCATCGGCCAAGGCATGCCGCAAAATATCCTGCTGGTGCTGGCCGAACGCGCAGGCCGGCCGATCGCAGCCTCGCTGGTGATCCATACGCCGGACACCCTCTACGGCCGCTACTGGGGCGCGCTGGAGCATGTGCCCTGCCTGCATTTCGAGACGGCCTACTATCAGCCGCTGGAATTCTGCATTGCCAACGGCATCGCCGTGTTTGAAGGCGGCGCCCAGGGCGAGCATAAGATGGCGCGCGGCTTCCTGCCGCAAAAAACCTGGTCGGCGCACTGGCTGGCCCACCCGGCATTTGCCGATGCCATCGAGCGCTTCCTGGCGCGCGAAAGCGGCGGCATCGACACTTACCTGGATGAGCTGAACGAGCGCAATCCGTTCAAGTAA
- a CDS encoding DUF2164 domain-containing protein: MAIKLSKEVEERLISSLQRYCGENMDEEMGGLKARMLLDFCLREIGPSIYNQAIQDAQAAMQDKIAEVEHTCYETEFPYWQKKR; encoded by the coding sequence ATGGCCATCAAACTGAGCAAGGAAGTGGAAGAACGCCTGATTTCATCCCTGCAGCGCTACTGCGGCGAAAACATGGACGAGGAAATGGGCGGCTTGAAAGCGCGCATGCTGCTCGATTTCTGCCTGCGTGAAATCGGGCCCTCCATCTACAACCAGGCGATCCAGGATGCACAGGCCGCGATGCAGGACAAGATCGCCGAGGTCGAGCATACCTGCTACGAAACCGAATTCCCCTACTGGCAGAAAAAGCGCTAA